One Actinosynnema pretiosum DNA segment encodes these proteins:
- a CDS encoding glycoside hydrolase family 125 protein — MATVNETIAAASARVRAAAGERIGAVVEAALLRTLRDTVTIGADGSAFVITGDIPAMWMRDSTTQLTPYLRFLPDCPPLAELVAAVVRRQFACLDHDPYANAFNDGPTGARYEQADLCDDPRVWEQKYEIDSLAYPVTLAHALWRSTGDTGVFDERAHRVLRVVVAQLRLEQRHDESPYRFERPGAKSTETLARGGRGTPVAVTGLTWSGFRPSDDACTYGYNIPANLFAAQALRAIAEIAEEVLGDIALAADARALSAELVAAVEAHGVVERGGERVYAYEVDGLGGVLLMDDANTPSLLSLPLHAPDVVDAEVWRATRALVLSDANPYYFTGSVASGIGSPHTEPGRVWPIALAVEGLTGTAADRRRLLRLIADTDAGTGHVHESFDPSDPTSFSRPWFSWADSMFCELALAVADDVAEAAWR; from the coding sequence GTGGCAACGGTGAACGAGACGATCGCCGCGGCGTCCGCGCGCGTGCGGGCGGCGGCCGGTGAGCGGATCGGCGCGGTGGTGGAGGCCGCGCTGCTGCGCACGCTGCGGGACACCGTCACGATCGGCGCGGACGGCAGCGCGTTCGTGATCACGGGCGACATCCCCGCCATGTGGATGCGCGACTCCACCACGCAGCTGACGCCGTACCTGCGGTTCCTGCCCGACTGCCCGCCGCTGGCCGAGCTGGTGGCCGCCGTGGTGCGCAGGCAGTTCGCGTGCCTGGACCACGACCCGTACGCCAACGCGTTCAACGACGGCCCGACCGGCGCCCGCTACGAGCAGGCGGACCTGTGCGACGACCCGCGCGTGTGGGAGCAGAAGTACGAGATCGACAGCCTGGCGTACCCGGTCACGCTCGCGCACGCGCTGTGGCGGTCGACCGGTGACACCGGGGTGTTCGACGAGCGGGCGCACCGCGTGCTGCGGGTGGTCGTCGCGCAGCTGCGCCTGGAGCAGCGGCACGACGAGTCCCCGTACCGCTTCGAGCGCCCCGGCGCGAAGTCGACCGAGACCCTGGCGCGCGGCGGTCGCGGCACGCCCGTGGCCGTGACGGGCCTGACGTGGAGCGGGTTCCGGCCGTCGGACGACGCTTGCACCTACGGGTACAACATCCCGGCCAACCTGTTCGCGGCGCAGGCGCTGCGGGCGATCGCCGAGATCGCCGAGGAGGTCCTGGGCGACATCGCTCTGGCCGCCGACGCCCGCGCGCTGTCCGCCGAGCTGGTCGCCGCCGTCGAGGCGCACGGCGTCGTGGAGCGCGGGGGCGAGCGCGTCTACGCGTACGAGGTCGACGGCCTGGGCGGGGTGCTGCTGATGGACGACGCGAACACCCCGTCGCTGCTGTCGCTGCCCCTGCACGCGCCCGACGTGGTCGACGCCGAGGTGTGGCGGGCGACGCGGGCGCTGGTGCTGAGCGACGCGAACCCGTACTACTTCACCGGTTCGGTGGCGAGCGGCATCGGCAGCCCGCACACCGAACCGGGCCGGGTGTGGCCGATCGCGCTGGCCGTGGAGGGCCTGACCGGCACGGCGGCGGACCGGCGGAGGCTGCTCCGGCTGATCGCCGACACGGACGCGGGCACCGGTCACGTCCACGAGAGCTTCGACCCGTCGGACCCGACGTCGTTCTCGCGGCCGTGGTTCTCCTGGGCGGACTCGATGTTCTGCGAGCTGGCGCTGGCGGTGGCGGACGACGTGGCGGAGGCCGCGTGGCGCTGA
- a CDS encoding STAS domain-containing protein, protein MSRRLSPRALVCEVSGEVDSNSAQHLREHLVGLIRVSGPDLVVDLDGVRLLAAAGLGVLAEAAALAAAAGVRMPVVASTRQVLLPLALTELDLVLDVHRNVTDVRLRSSQHGPRRRAPSERRRPARPPVSSLSNAS, encoded by the coding sequence GTGAGCCGACGGCTGTCGCCGCGCGCGCTGGTGTGCGAGGTGTCGGGCGAGGTCGACTCGAACAGCGCCCAGCACCTGCGCGAGCACCTCGTCGGGCTGATCCGCGTCTCCGGTCCCGACCTGGTCGTCGACCTCGACGGCGTGCGGCTCCTCGCTGCGGCTGGTCTGGGCGTCCTGGCGGAGGCCGCCGCGCTGGCTGCCGCGGCCGGAGTGCGGATGCCCGTCGTCGCCTCCACCCGCCAGGTCCTGCTGCCGCTGGCCCTCACCGAGCTCGACCTCGTGCTCGACGTGCACCGGAACGTCACCGACGTCCGGCTCCGCAGCTCCCAGCACGGTCCCCGGCGGCGCGCGCCGTCGGAGCGCAGGCGCCCGGCCCGCCCGCCGGTGTCCTCCCTGTCGAACGCGTCCTAG
- a CDS encoding alkaline shock response membrane anchor protein AmaP — protein MNGLDRLSWLNRALLALIGALLLASGGFGLAARFAALDVLPADAPLVPGVEPPPPWAWWLTAACGVVLGLLAAGWLAAQASRGPRSPTWRSGAVDGRTELAASTAIAPLLAEVGACPGVRAVRGALAGPLESPALALVISTGRGGDPGAIRHELVTRVLPRLRRALDLAELPTTVEFHVGGEPGPRTGALPPPGAGT, from the coding sequence GTGAACGGCCTCGACCGGCTTTCCTGGCTCAACCGGGCCTTGCTGGCCCTGATCGGCGCGCTGCTGCTCGCCTCGGGCGGGTTCGGGCTCGCCGCCCGGTTCGCCGCGCTGGACGTCCTTCCCGCCGACGCGCCCCTCGTCCCCGGCGTCGAGCCGCCACCGCCCTGGGCCTGGTGGCTCACCGCGGCCTGCGGAGTCGTCCTCGGGCTGCTCGCCGCGGGCTGGCTCGCCGCGCAGGCGAGCCGTGGGCCGAGGAGTCCGACCTGGCGGTCCGGTGCCGTCGACGGCCGGACCGAGCTGGCTGCGAGCACCGCCATCGCCCCGCTGCTCGCCGAGGTCGGGGCCTGCCCAGGAGTGCGCGCGGTGCGCGGCGCCCTCGCAGGCCCCCTGGAGAGCCCGGCCCTGGCACTGGTGATCAGCACCGGGCGGGGCGGTGACCCTGGCGCCATCCGGCACGAGCTCGTCACGCGAGTGCTGCCCCGGCTGCGCCGGGCTCTGGACCTGGCCGAGCTGCCCACGACCGTCGAGTTCCACGTCGGCGGCGAACCCGGTCCTCGGACCGGGGCTCTGCCGCCGCCGGGAGCGGGCACGTGA
- a CDS encoding DUF6286 domain-containing protein — protein MKRSSRRSAPAVLVALAVLAACAVVTTVAARRILGLTPWIETGALFAALHGARWTDPVVTLAAAACALLGAVLLLCALLPGAPTVVPLRDDDPDVERAVSSGVTRRSLRRALRATAASVDGVNAAGLVLTRRAVSATVTTDRTSTAGLADAVRAAVEERLDRLGPAGRPEVGVRVKARRTR, from the coding sequence GTGAAGCGCTCCTCGCGCCGGAGCGCACCGGCCGTGCTCGTGGCGCTGGCCGTCCTCGCCGCCTGCGCGGTCGTCACCACCGTGGCGGCGCGCCGCATCCTCGGTCTCACCCCGTGGATCGAGACGGGCGCGCTGTTCGCCGCGCTGCACGGCGCGCGCTGGACCGACCCGGTCGTGACGCTCGCCGCCGCCGCCTGCGCGCTGCTCGGCGCGGTCCTGCTGCTGTGCGCGCTGCTCCCCGGCGCGCCCACCGTCGTGCCGCTGCGCGACGACGACCCGGACGTGGAGCGGGCGGTGAGCTCCGGTGTGACGCGCCGCAGCCTGCGCCGCGCCCTGCGCGCCACCGCGGCGTCGGTCGACGGCGTGAACGCCGCGGGTCTCGTCCTCACCCGCCGCGCGGTCAGCGCGACCGTCACCACCGACCGCACGAGCACCGCAGGCCTGGCCGACGCGGTGCGCGCGGCCGTCGAGGAGCGACTCGACCGCCTCGGGCCTGCGGGCAGACCCGAGGTGGGCGTCCGGGTCAAGGCCAGGAGGACCCGGTGA
- a CDS encoding Asp23/Gls24 family envelope stress response protein: MTTDGVTTGGVRTGAGHDPAERGRLTISDAAVARVAARAAAEVDGVGGSAYRLLGVAVGAEEADEDVRVTADVAGAVVALDVRLSLGYPASVRRTTEQVRAHLVRRVRDLTGLTASPVDITVTALHPTGTPAGRVR; encoded by the coding sequence GTGACCACCGACGGCGTCACCACGGGCGGCGTGCGCACCGGCGCCGGGCACGACCCGGCGGAGCGGGGCCGCCTCACCATCAGCGACGCGGCGGTGGCGCGGGTCGCCGCGCGCGCCGCCGCCGAGGTCGACGGCGTCGGCGGGTCGGCCTACCGCCTGCTCGGCGTCGCCGTGGGCGCGGAGGAGGCGGACGAGGACGTCCGGGTCACCGCAGACGTCGCAGGCGCGGTCGTCGCGCTCGACGTGCGGTTGTCGCTCGGCTACCCGGCGTCGGTGCGCCGCACCACCGAGCAGGTGCGAGCCCACTTGGTGCGCCGGGTCCGGGACCTGACCGGCCTGACCGCCTCCCCGGTCGACATCACCGTCACCGCGCTGCACCCGACAGGCACGCCTGCGGGGAGGGTCCGGTGA